The following nucleotide sequence is from Salvia miltiorrhiza cultivar Shanhuang (shh) chromosome 7, IMPLAD_Smil_shh, whole genome shotgun sequence.
TCAGGTACACCCAAGTGATGTACTGGGTCCGTCTGTTCCTGGTCCCATCGTCCTGCTGGTCGACTGCCCTACATCGTGGCATTTCCGAGATCTCTTGACCCTACAATGCCTTGCCCCGTATTATGTAGATACAGCTAATGAGGTACTAGAAGGTTCCAAGATTGTGAATTGTGTAATTCATCTGACTCCCCTGAGCGTCACTCAGACAGATGATTATCGAACGTGGATGTCAAAATTCGGAGAAGCTCAGCATATAATGGCAGGACACGAGATGTCGGTTTCtctgaaaattttatgtttCCCGACTTATTAGTTTTTTGTTGCTTTGACTGCTTCTTCGAGCTGATGGATTCGTCTCTCCAGGAAAAATACACAGGTGCCAATTTTGAAAGCAAGTGCTCGACTTGCAGCTCGCCTAAACTATCTAAGTCCTCAATTTTTCCCATCTCCGGGTTTCTGGACACTGCAGAACTCAGGTTTACCATCTGAGCCGCAGGCACCACATAAGGTATGTGTTACTATATTTTCAAAGCATGCGATAATCTCCTaatgaattattatatatatgcgTCTCTGCTTTTTACTGGTTATCATATCATGTCTCTATCCCAGGATCTCTTTTTGAAAGACAAACAGATTTCAGCTGAGAATCTTCTCAAGGTATGCAAAATCTCTACGTCGacattctttattttctttgctTCAAGATAGCTCTAGAATCTTGTTATTTATGTAGTTTCATATGCGTCCCTACGCGAATCTGGGACTCGACAAATCAAGTATACCAAGTCTATCATCTCATTCCGAGATCATTGAAGAGCTACTATCAGAAATTCCGGAGGCTAGGGACGCCTCCGAGAAAGTGACCCGTTTATGGTCGGACAGCGCGAGTATGACCGAAGAACCATGGTTGCTCGAAGGCGCAGTCCCTAGCTGTCTTGAAGATATAACCAGAGAAGATATGGAGATTGTTCTTCTTGGCACTGGTTCTTCTCAGCCCTCCAAGTATCGAAATGTTAGTTCTATTTTCATCAATCTATTTTCCAAAGGAAGTTTACTCTTAGACTGCGGTGAAGGAACCTTGGGACAGCTAAAGAGAAGGTAACAAAGCAATACTGCAACGCGCCTTTTTTTCTTCCCCAGATCGCCTTTCTCTTACCTCGTGTCGTTGATACGTTGCAGATTCGGTGTCCAAGGTGCTGATGAAGCTATAAGAGGTTTGAAATGCATCTGGATTTCACACATCCATGCCGATCATCACACGGGGCTCGCAAGAATCCTTGCTCTACGACGTGATCTGTTGAAGGGATCGCCGCACGAGCCCGCCATTGTCGTTGGTCCCAGGCAGCTCAAGAGGTTTCTCGACGCCTACCAGAGGCTCGAGGATCTGGACATGCAGTTTCTCGACTGCTATCACACGACAGAAGCTGCATTGGAGGCCTTTGATTCAAATGAAGGAAACCCTACGAATCCCGCCAGCAAGGACGTCGATTCCGCTCTGTTTGCTCGAGGCAGTCGCATGCAGAGCTACTGGAAGAAGCCGCCAAGTCCTTCTCAGAGCGGCGCTGCTGCTCAAATCCTCAAGTCGTTGAAGAAGGCTCTCGAAGAAGCTGGATTAGAAGCACTGGTGAGCTTCCCCGTCGTTCATTGTCCCCAAGCTTATGGCGTCCTGCTGCAAGCCTCAAGCAGGATCAACAGCGTCGGTAAAACCATTCCCGGGTGGAAAGTCGTCTACTCAGGCGACACCAGACCCTGCCCGGAGCTTGTCAAGGCTTCCCACGGCGCGACTGTGCTCATTAACGAGGCAAGTACAGTTCATTAATCTCCAATTAGGGTTGATTAATCTCTAATTAGGGCAGATGCAGCGGAGTCTGCCTCTTAACTATCTTGGTTCACCATTGTTTTATTGACTTGGATTTTGCAGGCGACCTTTGAAGACGGGATGATGGAGGAGGCGGTGGCCCGGAACCACAGCACGACGATGGAGGCAGTGGGAGTCGGGGATTCTGCGGGAGCATATAGGATCATATTGACTCATTTCAGCCAGAGATACCCCAAGATTCCGGTGTTCAACGACGAAACGCACATGCATAAAACGTGCATCGCTTTCGACATGATGAGTGTCAACTTAGCTGATGTTCATGCCCTACCAAGAGTGCTGCCATATCTTAAACTTCTGTTTAAAGATGAAATGATTGTTGATGAATCTGAGGATGTAAGCTTGGCTACTGCAGTTGCCTAACTTTGATATTTTTCTCATTTAATCAagccattatttatttattcttttcccatttgttgatttattttctgctttttttttttttttttcttgaatatGCTCAATACCCACTTATTAGAACAGGGAACCTTATTGCGTATGATATGAATTATCTAGTTCACTATTATATTATCGGTGATACACGTCTAAGTTGTATATTTTATAAGGGTATTTAGTTTAGCAAACCAATAATAAACGAATAGCTGGAATAGCTCAGTTGGTTAGAGCGTGTGGCTGTTAACCACAAGGTCGGAGGTTCAAGCCCTCCTTCTAGCGAaattgtaataattttttttaaattaactTTTTGACATTTATTGCAAAttcataatagtattttttttatatttaatttgttagtATTTTATAGCTATCCatttcttaattaataattatggTTATTTATGATGAGATTTGAGTCGAAAGCAGCAGATTCTGTTTTACTGGACAAAATTAATGTGAGAAGTGATAAGATGAATGAGCAGCACCATACATTGATCAACTTATCTTACAAACAAACATGCATCTCCTCCCAAACTCTCCCCTCCTTGAAAACCATGGTAATGCTATTGCTTCAACTCAACTCAACCTCCTTATTATTCCCACAATCCCATCATTTCAACATTAAATTGGCATCATCCAGACCGCCTAATCATCTCAATTTCTCTAAACTCAGGGCTCTCCAAACCGTTAGCAATGCCGATTCCACGCCTGAAGACCAAACTCCTCCTCTTGTCAACTTCGCATTTGTCCACGTCAGTCtctcttttatttaaaaatgacttcaaaatcaaaattcattcggtttttacttATTTTTGCAGTCGGTTTTGCTGCCGGATGGAACGCCGGACGTGCATTATCGGAAGGCGTGTGGAGGGCAGAAACTGAGGGAGATAATGTTGGATAACAATGTTGAATTGTATGGACCATATGTATGTACACgagcttatattttttttaacttacaAAAAAATGCAATGAAATTAAGGTACATAGACCAGCTTTCATTCAATTCTCGTTAACAAAACATTATGTCTTTAAATACTACATAGAATTGGATTTTTATAGTTCTGAATTTCTgacaaattaatattattgcGAGTCATCCAAATGTATAGTTTAGTACATTACGAGAATTAGATGTTTTAGCCATGTAGACAATCGACAATAGTATgaaaagttaaaatattttttattcatgTGCAAAATTGAAATTAGAAGGGAGTTCATATATTTAAGTGCTAGTTAccacttaaaataaaatacgcGATTGGAGTATGAGATGTCTGACTTTGGTATAATGATGTTGCAGTCTAGGCCTCTGCTCAACTGTGGGGGAGGTGGAACTTGTGCTACATGCATGGTTGAGGTGATCCActtcacatatataaattacaaataaCTGTTGTtgctaaatttttataaaatctgGATTTACATGTATGAAAACTTTATAAATTCGgatcttattttttgttttattgttAGTATAGGTCGTTCAAGGAAGGGAGTTATTGAACCCTCGAacagaaaaggaaaaggaaaaactTAAAAAGGTAATCAATTTTCCTTGTTGCTCATCTCGAATTGGActaataaattttttatctaACAACTGATTAATTATCTATAAATGTGTTTAATTTTTATGTGTATTAATAATATCGATATTATTGTATGCGTGATTTCAGAAACCCAAAAATTGGAGACTTGCTTGTCAGGCGATCGTCGGTGAACCAGATTCCAGAGGACTGGTTGGTCATTTACCCATTCTCAA
It contains:
- the LOC130992457 gene encoding tRNAse Z TRZ4, mitochondrial-like, yielding MDTQDTSPAVLLFFDKQRFIFNAGEGLQRFCTEHKIKLSKIDHIFLSRVCSETAGGLPGLLLTLAGMGDEGMSVNMWGPSDLKYLLDAMKSFIPNAAMVHTRSFGPSPGSPSRVLQSFDNPFVLIDDEVVKISALLLRPNHEEVSSSPESVTNATKPGDLSVIYICELPEIKGKFDPRKAAALGLRPGPKFRELQLGNSVKSDSQDIMVHPSDVLGPSVPGPIVLLVDCPTSWHFRDLLTLQCLAPYYVDTANEVLEGSKIVNCVIHLTPLSVTQTDDYRTWMSKFGEAQHIMAGHEMKNTQVPILKASARLAARLNYLSPQFFPSPGFWTLQNSGLPSEPQAPHKDLFLKDKQISAENLLKFHMRPYANLGLDKSSIPSLSSHSEIIEELLSEIPEARDASEKVTRLWSDSASMTEEPWLLEGAVPSCLEDITREDMEIVLLGTGSSQPSKYRNVSSIFINLFSKGSLLLDCGEGTLGQLKRRFGVQGADEAIRGLKCIWISHIHADHHTGLARILALRRDLLKGSPHEPAIVVGPRQLKRFLDAYQRLEDLDMQFLDCYHTTEAALEAFDSNEGNPTNPASKDVDSALFARGSRMQSYWKKPPSPSQSGAAAQILKSLKKALEEAGLEALVSFPVVHCPQAYGVLLQASSRINSVGKTIPGWKVVYSGDTRPCPELVKASHGATVLINEATFEDGMMEEAVARNHSTTMEAVGVGDSAGAYRIILTHFSQRYPKIPVFNDETHMHKTCIAFDMMSVNLADVHALPRVLPYLKLLFKDEMIVDESEDVSLATAVA
- the LOC130992460 gene encoding photosynthetic NDH subunit of subcomplex B 3, chloroplastic, producing MNEQHHTLINLSYKQTCISSQTLPSLKTMVMLLLQLNSTSLLFPQSHHFNIKLASSRPPNHLNFSKLRALQTVSNADSTPEDQTPPLVNFAFVHSVLLPDGTPDVHYRKACGGQKLREIMLDNNVELYGPYSRPLLNCGGGGTCATCMVEVVQGRELLNPRTEKEKEKLKKKPKNWRLACQAIVGEPDSRGLVVIQQLPEWKAHEWKYAKEVPEGVFHI